A genomic stretch from Azospirillaceae bacterium includes:
- the coxB gene encoding cytochrome c oxidase subunit II, with protein sequence MFSKRFGAFAALMLTILLAAPAAFAQAPEPWQLGLQAAASPVGHQVGAFHNLLLWIITGITLFVLALLVYVMVRFNANRNPNPDKTTHHTLIEVVWTVVPVLILVVIAIPSFRLLYFMEKAENPEMTVKVTGYQWYWGYEYPDQGGVSFTSNMIPDAELKPGQKRLLEVDNRMVVPVNTVVRLQTTAADVIHAFALPAFGVKKDAIPGRLNETWFKAEREGVYYGQCSEICGINHGYMPIAIEVVSKPVFEAWVKRAQAGNVLSPAMAAADPADGRTQTAQAGN encoded by the coding sequence ATGTTTTCGAAGCGGTTCGGCGCCTTCGCGGCGCTCATGCTGACCATTCTCCTGGCGGCGCCGGCCGCGTTCGCGCAGGCGCCGGAACCCTGGCAGCTCGGCCTTCAGGCCGCGGCCTCGCCGGTGGGGCACCAGGTGGGGGCCTTCCACAATCTCCTGCTCTGGATCATCACGGGCATCACGCTGTTCGTGCTGGCCCTGCTCGTCTACGTGATGGTCCGGTTCAACGCGAACCGGAACCCGAACCCGGACAAGACCACCCATCATACCCTGATCGAGGTGGTGTGGACGGTGGTGCCGGTCCTGATCCTGGTGGTGATCGCGATTCCGTCGTTCCGCCTGCTCTACTTCATGGAGAAGGCCGAGAACCCGGAAATGACGGTCAAGGTCACCGGGTACCAGTGGTACTGGGGGTACGAGTACCCCGACCAGGGCGGGGTCTCCTTCACCAGCAACATGATCCCCGACGCGGAACTGAAGCCCGGCCAGAAGCGCCTGCTGGAAGTGGACAACCGCATGGTGGTGCCGGTGAACACCGTCGTCCGCCTGCAGACCACTGCCGCCGACGTGATCCACGCCTTCGCGCTGCCGGCCTTCGGCGTCAAGAAGGATGCCATCCCCGGCCGCTTGAACGAGACCTGGTTCAAGGCCGAGCGCGAGGGCGTCTACTACGGCCAGTGCTCGGAAATCTGCGGCATCAACCACGGCTACATGCCCATCGCGATCGAGGTCGTGTCCAAGCCGGTCTTCGAGGCTTGGGTGAAGCGCGCGCAGGCAGGCAATGTCCTGAGCCCC